Within Spinacia oleracea cultivar Varoflay chromosome 4, BTI_SOV_V1, whole genome shotgun sequence, the genomic segment CATTGATGACACTGCTCAAAGTGTAAGATATCTATATGAGAGGTATGAGGGAGGAAGAGCTTTTTGGAGTGAATTAGAGGTTTAATCTTTAGAAAAAGCTAATTGGGaatgtttggttaggagaggattggaagagaattttggggtgaaaaaactaattttgaaaaagctcaatataggagctttttgcaattagaggtttgggaaagtggatgaaaatgactattttgtcctactattgcctataattacaaccactatcaaccttggtaccctacatatttttctcctaaaaagattactcacactttctttttcattttcaccctatttactagattcgtttgttgttgtaataaattttatattagtactttgaagcaattgaagtatattgcaatcatgcttaaaatttcattagtaaaatttatctatttgaaaatttcatattattaaaaaaattaaattaagaataatttttattttaaataaatttattttatttagtcaatgtttattagaaaaatatagagagaaaaaaattaacaccataaaatatttgtctaatattaataagaaacaaagtatgtcaatgtccttaatggtcattttacatattaaacagctaacatctatcagctaatttaccaaacacttttacacaaacatCTAATGCGACCAACTAGTCAAATCAGCTAACCGTTAACaactagtcaaaccagctatcaGCTAACAGGTAACAactcctaaccaaacagggcCATAGCAGTAACACCAATAGCAGTTAGTTTTAATGATATGAGAATGGTATAATTATTACTTTCACAAATAATTATTTACGACTGATCGACTTGAAAGCTTCCATTGATGTTCTTGTGAGAATTGCGGAAATGAAAGGTATATTCGTAAGAAGTACTTCATATATGGGAAGGGAAAGGGGAAAACCTAATTTACGTAGCAGTTACTTTATTTCTCTTTACCagagaataattttttttttattattagtcAACTAAAGAGTAGTGTAGATTTATTATAGAATATGTACGGTCACGATTAAAGTTTATAATGACTACCAATTATGGAGTTCCTACGTATACAaaggccatttttggccaacaGTTTATCGTGTAATTTATTGAGTGAAAATCTTGACTAGAACTAGTTGAAGAGTTGATCGAGTTGAATTTTCCCATGGTTGGCTCAAGTCTCAAGTGCTTCATCACACTTATGTACAATTATTTTATGTTTTGCCTTTAACGGGTTGATTTCCGTCATGGATAATCATATTAACATAGTTAGGGTAAGGAAAAGGGTCTTACTAGGTTGAACTTCTTTAATCCTAAATGTATAGGCCAGCCAGGCCAATTAGTGTCAATACACGACGTCAACCTCTCATACAACcggcttaatttcagtttcaataCTTATTTTGTAGTTTAGTTCGTTTCAGTCCAGggggagcattcagttcagttctcagttcaattcaggagcattcagttcagttcagtttggTTCGGTTCGGTTCGATCCAGttgaattcaattcaattcaacttaataataataataataaatatttattattattatatttaattatttattatttagttattaattattaattattctttTGTTATTAATGTCATGGTTAAAATGCTGGGAtaacataaaaacaaaaaaatatacgtaattATTAACACGAAAGGTTTTTAAAAGACTACAATAAAATGGTAGTCATTACAATACATCAAATATAAGCCTTTTTATTGTTATTCACTAATCTGGATCATTGATTTAATTGACtttataattaaaacaaataattaatgAAAATCATCCCacgatcttttttttttttgggtaagtTTTCTCTTTCTTAGTCCCTTCTCCTATTTTCCAACCGCCCAACCATGAAATCTGATTGAAGAAAACATCATTGGAAAACatgaatttatttcgcattctTCTTCCTCTAACACAAAAACCATCttagattagttaattagatTAAATTTCGAAGAAATTATCCTTCTCCTTGGAAACAAGAAATTTGAAATTCGAtattgaaactgaaattaaaattgatCGAAATTGGAACTAATTCGACGGAATCTTCAAATTACTAGGGGTTAGATTTGAAGGTCTGCAAATTAAATGTATATGAACATTAAGATATGAAGGCctggaaattaagaaaaaaggACATGGCCGAGAAAATGAAGATTAAGATACGAAGGCCTGGAAATTATCAAAAAAAGGACATGGCCAAGAAAGAGTCCATTATCAAACTTTTAATTTGTAACTATTTTTTGACATTCACCAATTAAACAAAGACACAATTAATAGTTCCGCAAATTTGCGTGAAAAAAGAATGGAACTTGTTCTTAAATTTAAGGTTTTAGTATCAAAGTTCTTGATCAAAGTGGCCAATCCGAAATGTGAGACTTCGAATTCGATAGTTTTGATCTATTAAGAACACATGCAACCTTGATATGTAGTTTGGGTCAAGTGATAATTGACAGGACAAAATGACTATAATGTTGACAGTGTACAAGGGTCAAAATTTAATTAACTTGACCCGGGTCGCATATGTGACCCAAGGTCAGTGCATTAAAATTGGAGGTGGGACCGACTTCAGCTCCACTTGCAGTTGCGTCGGCTGTTTGCATGCAAATATTTAATGCAATTTGTACCGTGATTATATTACTGTATGCATGCAACAAATATTTCAAGTTGTTGGGCTCATGTGAACCTGCCACACATACAAGCatgtaattaattttttttttgcttttcatTTTGCATGATAACAATCCAATTATGTATCAATTTTACTTCATTGTGTTATATATGTATGTTTAAGATTATACGttacattttttatttatatgtaatgttaatttaatttcatattttttcgtttgttaaaattaataattgtgtttgaaggtgaatttaaaatggagtatatataaaagtaaaaaaagtAGGTAAGAGAAATTAATGAACTTGAGTCAAGATTGTAGAAGCAAAATGAGAGATTTAAGTAAGTGGTATGTCAAGTTAGTGGAATATGAGGTGGAAGAAGGagaaggatgagagagaaattatTTTTCACTTGACCGAAAGTCAAGGATGCACATGGTCTTACGGACTACGGATTATAGGGATGAGAATATCGTATTTTTTAAGGTATTATACGGATGAGACTAAGAGAGTGgggtatttttatttaaaaacttaatttaatttcattataaaagagtatataaataaataaaagtcagCAAAATCGATGGACAAGATTAATCTACTTTTATTCAAGggttaatattttataaattatagtGGCTACCATTTTGTTGTGGCTATTATAAAATTGTCCTATAAACACTGGTAACCGAAATAGCTAATATCACTTAGCAACAAAAAACAACTTATATCATCCCCTTTTCCTTTTGGTGTAACAAGGTAATTGCGGGTAAACTATCAAGgaaatcaaaaggtcttgcgcgcactaggtgtacaataaatttattgtacaccaagataatttttacccaattttttgtaactttaacctagttttgattaacttttatattagtaataaaaaagttgatagataaacattttaaagggttaaatgtttgattttatacattatttgtcattttaaagaaataagttttactaaaattaaaaaatttatcactaaaaaatacctaacttttacatatataagcttaacttttaagcattttgagttaacttttactttggtgtacaatatttattgtacacccattgtaaataagaatttgtgcaaGGAAATTTTGCCAATTACTATTTAGGTATTTAGTGACTTTGTGAATCATTACCTAACttgttaaaagttgtcaattaTCACCTAGGTGTTTAGTTATTGTTGTCAATTGCAATTTTAGCGCATATTCCGACCAATTAGTAAGTAACCATATCATAATCAATCGTTATTcactttttaattattttcagttatATTGAAggaataagataaaataaaaaataaaaaaaggtgTAATTTCATAGTGCTAACCTATGTTTTTGACATAAGCTGGTCGACTAGGTGTACATAATAGAGGGTTTTTGTATAAACATTGGTAAGTAAATTCACTTAATTTCTATTAATCTCTTCTCTGTAGTTGGAAAACATTTTTTCTTCTCACGATCGAATATTATAACCAAACAACCCCTATATCATCCCGAAAAGAATCTTTTCCAAGATTGCCATGGTAGAAAACCCCCTGTCAAAGAAAAATATTAAAGAATCAAACACCATTACAGTCGTCTTAAAATGATGCACACGAGATACATGAATATTACGGAGCTCTATTACTCCACTTTATATGTTATAACAGAAGCaagaaatattataaataacgtAAACAAAGAATacagagatttaacgtggttcactaacgaTGTGTTAACTATGTCCACATGCAGAAGAGAGGAAAGTTCTATTAATCTTGAGGAGTACAGATTATAgaatacaactaggttatgacctacaaaatttatatagtactctctaaACAGATGCGGAAAAGCCCAAAAAATAGGCCCAAAATAGATAAACCTCGTGTTGGGGTGTCGCAGTAAGAGGAatgaccgattcaaggcatatTCTAACATTATACTTGCTCCTTTCCATTAAATTATTCATATTTAACATTCATGTGGTCGTATTTATAAAAAGTTTACCGTCTTTCATAATTTACTataataaacaaaaacattaTCAAGCaaaatcttgttagattcgtttcaACATGAGTTTTTCTAATATTAAGCTTTCAAATTTTTATAAGTATACTACATCCTTTTCATGATGTTTTTTACGGTTACAATTTGCtcaaatattaagataaaaagGAATATTGTGTTAAAAGGTGGGtggatataataaaatatggttaAAGTAAGTGATGGATGTAATgaaagataaataaaataagagaaagtgagtgaaaacTGATGAATATTGTGGGGGTAAGAGAGATAAGATAGTAAAACTttcatgttcaaaaatagaataaagcacaatgtaaaaaactaaaaaacatTATGAAATGGACTAATACGAAAAgcgtaaaaattattttaaaacgaAGATAGTACgtgttaattaaaaataatgaaGATTTCAAAGGTTGAACACATACCACAACCAGGGCACTTGAAATAGTATTTTTTGTCCCTTAAAACTAATCCCGAACCTCCACAAACCTCACACCTTCTTTGTGCTGCCTGTAAGCATTAGATATAATTTTAGTTTCAATGTCAATAATGGAGTATTTATTTATCAGGACTAACATTTTAATCCGTTTAATGCACGAGAACattatatatactccgtataatgtaTGAAATACTAGCCCTCCGTCTATGTTTTTACGTGTGTTATTttacacgcgttttaacgactaattaatgtgcattgagaatCCTCTATTTTTTAGGCAAAttatgtttatttataatgttttcacctTTATCAAAAgtctgatattggaaaaatgagaaaaaattaatgtcccaatgaaaaagtgtaggagattaaatgacccaatgaatttaattggttaaaataatcatggacataaattttaattgaatgttaaaatatttatgtgataatataaaagaaaatgtaaagaatattttaagacaaaaaaaaaacgtaaagaacaaaaagagaaggaGAGATTAAGTATAGACTAAGTATAGATTGACAAGTGAAAGACGTtaaagataaataaataaatgactTACAATTCTTTTGCTGAATTCAATTCCCGCAACAATAAAAGGTATGACACCAGCTGCATTAGCAATAGATGCCAACTTagcatttttgtttttttttttttttattaaaaaaagttaacttattactcccttcgttccttaatactcgcaccgctttctttttcgggccgtcccttaatacttgcaccgtttctataaatggaaattcttaccaatattatattatttctcacactaacctactaacccacctacaccactattccctacaaaaaatcatttaaaaattcatatACCCCACCCACCACTCCCCATctcttacacattttccactaactatattaaaaaaatactccactatcaactaacactattaaattattaagtcaattcaaatgtcttaaactctaCACcgatcaaaccggtgcgagtattaagggacggagggagtataacctAAGCAAACTACACTACAATGATTTTAGAGACCCTTGCATAACATATACGCAAGTATTAAGAACCAAAATACAATTAGTGTAACCCAAACACGTAGTAGCTTGGTATTCTTTTATGTCATCCCTTGTTTGCCGAGATAGCCTTCTTTGCAAATCTTAGATGAGATTAAAATACCATtaaaaaactactccctccgtctctttttattttttacgttttccttttttggtgttttgaaatgttctttacatttcatttatattatcacataaatgatttaatattctatcaaaatttgtactccctccgtcccggaatacttgacctgtttttcttatcgggccgtcccttaatacttgacctgtttctaaaaatggaaatattctaacaatattatattatttctcactccacccctattaacccacataccccctactccatacaaaaaataattaaaaattcaacccctactctcccccaaccccacctcttaacccacctcccactagctacattaaaataataccccactatcaactactacctattaaattaaataagtcaattcaagtcccttaaactctgtaccggtcaaaccgggtcgagtattccgggacggagggagtacccaattattatattaaccaattaaatcaattgagtcatttaatccctcacacttttttctcattttccccatatcagaattttgataagagtgaaaatattataaataaacgtaattttcctcgtttacatgaaaaacttagaagaatctcaatgcacattaattagtcgttaaaacgcgtgaaaaataccaaacgtaaaaaacaaaaaagagacGGGAGGAGTAGTGTACAACCGTCTCATACAAAAGTTTCTCGGCCACAAACTGTATATCCTCTAAAGTTGATCATGAagcaataattaattaattataaaaataccTAGAGAGCCAACAATGATTTGCCAAGTAAGTTGAGCTTGAGCTGGATCTCCAATTGCTCCTGAAACATCATCTATTGCTTTCACCCTCACCTCCAATTGCCTAACTTTGATAcaattataatattgttttgttgAGTTTCTTAATTTAGGATTAAggtgataattaattaatgatttaccACTTTGGTTGATTAGACGTGTTTGGTTATTGCTTGAGGAATTAGTAAAGTTAAGAGGGATAAGAGGGAAGGTGGAAAGGGAAGAAAGAGTGTCCATTGTTTAGGAATTAGGAATAAGGAAGAACCAAACAGCCCTTTAAGTTTTCTGGAGTGGAGTGGTTCACAATTAACAAAGCACTTCAGTCATAGGGCCTACTTGTAGAGTGTATGTGACCATTTATTGTAGCGTTTACTTTTAGACCACGTCGATTGTTCTCCTGACCCGTTACTTATAAAATGATATCCGTAATCATATCAAGTAACCATATCGGATCGTTATTGGGTACCCGTTATTAGAATTTATTCACAATCCTATTCCTGGCCTAACAATAGGTCCAACTTTTTTGCGGGTTTTCTGTGAGACAGTAACTATTTCACTgaaaattatacggagtaattgcTAGGACTGAGCAAAATTATCCGGAAAATCaaaaatttgaaactcgaatCGGTTTCCGATTTGAAAAAGTGGGTACCCAAATCGATATGGTTATTGGTTTGGGTACCCGATCCGAAATTTGGTTATTTGATATGGTTACAGAtatcattttataaataacggGTACCCGGTCGTACCTTAGATTCGGTTTGGCTTGTATTCTTATGTTTTATTGAACGAGTAACTCTCGAGTCTCGAGTTCACCATGCTAACATTTTATGCCAAATACTGATTTTTTAGAATTCTAATACCTCCTTCGAAAAATCGGTTGAAAGTTGATTTGGGTACATTTGGATCGGGTCAACAACAATGCGGGTTAACCGGATATAGGGTTTTATCGGGTCAGGTCGATTGCAATCGTTATCGGGTCAAATCGGATTTCAGATTGCTATTGAGTCGGATGTGGGTTCGGTTCCGTTTAAACTAGTCGAATACTAATCGGTTACAGGTCTCCTGGGGTTGTTAGCGGATTAAGTTCGGTGTTTGATTCACGGGTCAAATCGGATTTCAGACGGATTCAGATTGGTTTCAAGCGCCTCTACTTGTCGGATATATTCAGTTCGAATGTCAGTCGATTTTAATCGGTTTGTCGGATTAGGTCACTTTTTAACAGCCCTTCCACACAATCTTATACACAGTAGTTCGTATCATCGTATGTCCCAAAATGGTGTTATTTGAGAGAAATGTGAATTTTTGGAATCCGTAAAGGTTTGGAGTCCAGATGCTATCCATCGATTCCATGAGATGGAAGATGGAGAAATTAAAGCATACCAGAAAGGATGAGGCTGAATCAGCATAAGAGtgcaaaacaaaacaataaGAAGAAAACAGAGGACCGGTCTAACTTAGAACATGATCAGCCCCAAGTCTTAAGACATGAGTTGTGCTGACATGGCATATGATTCATCAGTCTTAAGATCAGACATATAAAAATAGTAGCATTGAAGTAGACATGTCTTATCAAAGTCTTAAAATGAGTCTTGAAAAATTAAAACTCAACTTAAGACTTGGTATGtgagttaaattaaataataaaatgataTTTTACATAAATTTACAAGTCTTAAATGATTTAATGGGTGAAGAGATAAATTTAATTGAATCTTAAGGAGTCTtaacaataatttaattatttaatattaatgaaATGCTGACATGGCAAATGAAGAAAATCTTAAGACAAGACCCCCTTGATCTTGCTCTTAGAAGGTTAAGTCCATCCTTACATAGATCACGAATGGTGCAAATTCTTTGTTATATCAATGTTAACCCATCATAGATTCAATGCATCGTTCTGTGGTCTGCCATCAACCAAGATGAACTTAGTAAGATGAACTTCAAACTCGTTATCATCATCAAACAAAGGCTCTGATAGTTTGGCTACTTAAAAGAGATTTCAAcacataaaaaacaaaaaacaatgcAGTCTCCTTTTACCTCATAAACTAGCCTTAAACATGCCATTATCTACCATACATATTCAACCTGATATAATTATGAGGAGAGCATATGAGTAGGAAAATGTAAGGGATGCAACTAGCTTCTCGCCTTCTCGGGTGCATAAAAGATGCTTACGGAGGACAATAACATAATCCAACCCGGGTAACGCTCAAGTACCAAACACAACTGGACAAGTCCTACAAGTCCAGAACGAATCATCTCTC encodes:
- the LOC110782714 gene encoding uncharacterized protein isoform X2 gives rise to the protein MDTLSSLSTFPLIPLNFTNSSSNNQTRLINQSGKSLINYHLNPKLRNSTKQYYNCIKVRQLEVRVKAIDDVSGAIGDPAQAQLTWQIIVGSLAGVIPFIVAGIEFSKRIGVFYHGNLGKDSFRDDIGVVWL
- the LOC110782714 gene encoding uncharacterized protein isoform X1; protein product: MDTLSSLSTFPLIPLNFTNSSSNNQTRLINQSGKSLINYHLNPKLRNSTKQYYNCIKVRQLEVRVKAIDDVSGAIGDPAQAQLTWQIIVGSLAGVIPFIVAGIEFSKRIAAQRRCEVCGGSGLVLRDKKYYFKCPGCGGFLPWQSWKRFFSG